The DNA window ATCAATAACGTTGAATATTTGTTTTGGTCATTCTCTCTTGGGACTACATTGGCATCACCTTCCTCCATCAACCCCACCACTTGAAGCTGATGATTCTAAGTCATCTTTACACCACTCCCAACATCGACCCAACTtcccttcttcttttctttagcTTTGACGCATGAACAAACGGCCTTATCCTTTCTAGTATATACATGAAAAACTGACAGGACGAGGTTAGTTAACATGTCGGTGGGAAAGAGGGTATTAGCCGGGATGAGTTGTTGAGATGGTGGAGAAGATGGTAGTTTAGAATATtagatattatttaattaatatgtTCTGGGTAAATTGGGAACTTTAATGTGTATATTAATAAATGTTTAGGGTGTATTAATTGAGTGTGTGTAATGAGTTGAAGTATGTGTGCAAATAACTCCTCCCATGAGATAATTACCGATAAATCTCTCATGCATTGTTTACAAACGAATAAATAAGTCTTAATAATTGATACTCAATTAAGCACAAACgtacttaaaataaaaattaaaagataattGTATTCTTAGGGCATCTCCAACAGAGCATGGAAATGGGGTACGCAAAATCACAACCGTTGATACGCATACCCATTCCCGTGATTTCGTGAAGCCAACTGAGGCTGCAAAGGGGGTCGCAAATTTGTGACCTCATTCTAGGTTCCCAAATTTACAAACCGGGAGAGGAGAGAGATGGAGTTCACAAAGACTGGGCTCACCGACTGGGTTCGCCTGGCTCCGACGTAGTTCTAGCTATCGTTCCAACCACAATCATCCTCCTCTACCTCGGTCGATCTCTTTGTCTACTTCTGTGCTTGTGTAATTGAGATTGCACAACTTTATCGGTTccattcttcttctctctgtcaTAAGATTGCATCATAGAAGATCCTTTGAAGCTTCCATGGCGAGTTGCTCATTCCCTCGTTTCATCCATCAAGCTCGTGCAAATTCTAGAAGATTTTGAGGATACCCTAATGCAAGAGTTGGGCTCTTAATCACATTAGTTTTGGGCTCATTCATTTGGGCTTATGGTTTTATTATCTCATTGTATTTAAGGCCCATGGGCTTAAGCTTGTTGTTTCATCATGAAAACATGAAAtggaaattcatttttcatactCATCGTTGGAGTGGaatacaatcaaaatatgcaTATGGGTATGTACAGCACTAGTCAAGTATGCATTGCCCTTACAtatataagagcatccacaacaGCTCATCTTAACAGATTTtctaaaatacagtaaaatgagtcattttatagttttaaagaatcaaaattcaatAACACTCCACAACCGCTCTTCTAAACCATTTtctataacttaaaatattcatttctccaaTCACTTTTAAATCTTTTAAAATTCCAACGATCATATATCAAACGGCTAGATTTTACAAGATATTCGAATGGTTTAGAATATTCTAATGGCATATTGTAAAGGATCAAAATATTCTAAAGCATATTCTAAAGGATCGTAATATTCTAACAACATATTCTAATggtcaaaatttcaaacattacttttcAATGGTCACATACTTTTACTGTAAAAGAACTAGTGTCTCTCAACTTCATTTTCACCTCTCTCAACTCTTcttcattatattatattatattttcacaatgaattatcttttcaagcgtatacaaaaaatttatgatgaTTCATCCTCAAACTCGTCGTCTGAGGATGAGTTTGAAGATCTtttatttttggagtatgaaagaAAACAATTCGAGCGAGGATCAATGTCACATACTGGTTCTCATCGACAATGTTCGGTCATTAATTGTAATCGAGTGCAAGGTCATGAACGCattttcaatgattattttacaaaatcaCCAGTCTATAATGATGTTATGTTTAGAAGGAGATTTCACATGAATCGAGCTCTATTTCTTCGCATTCGATCCACAATAGAAATGCATgaaacatattttcaacaacGAAGAGATGTAGCCGATAGACTGGGGTTATCTTCTCTTCGAAAGATAACTGCATCATTGAGGATTCTTGCTTCCGGAGTTATTGTAGATTTCATGGACAAATATGTGAGAATTTCAGAAAGTATTGCTATTGAGATTTCATGGACGATCACATGTTTTTTCTAAACTAACTCAAGAGCGTGCCCCTATAGTTAACTATTCAGTCAATGGTCATAACTATACAATGAGATACTACCTAGCTGATGGTATATATCTTTCATGGGCTACATTCGTAAAATCAATCCCCTTATCACAAACTATGAAGACCAAACACTTTGCAATGTGTCAAAATGGTGCAAGAAAAGATGTGGAATGTGCATTTAGAGTGATACAATCACTATTCACCATTGTCCGTGGACATGTTCGTTATTTTGAGATTGAAATACTTAAAGAGATTATGCTTGCATGTGTCATTGCATAACATGATCGTTGAAGTCGAGTGACATCTATACCTTCAACCAAATATGTCTTCCATATATGATCAAATCGATGAAAATCCTCCACCAATGGAAGTGCTAGATGACCATGCATATGAACTTCAGGATTTCATAGATCAACATTTTCAAATCAGAGGTAGGGAAGTTCATTCTCAACTCCAAAGTGATCTTATTGAGCATTTATGGAATATTTATAGTGAATCTTAGTTTGCTATCTTCTTATgtaattttaatgcaattttaagtttattaataaaaatataattttatgttgTTATTTTAATTATCAAGAAAGTTTGGCTATTAATAGaagataaaatttattttcttcggTTATCTTGTTATTGCTTAAAGAAAGAATCATTCAGATAAGGATGATTGTGATGCCAGCGTGGTCCTTAGTGAAGAACTTACGCTACataagaggggggtgaattgtgtccccaaatccCTATTAGGAATCCTCTAATACAAAATCGTCACACAAAAGCACAAAGATCAAATAAGCGTGCACTACAAAACAGGTTTTGAACCGTGTGAATACTAAGTTAACAAAAGTAATATATGCCAAAGTTGTCAATAATTGAACTAGTAGCGGAACCTTAATAGTATTTGAAACCAAAACAATAATCAAGTATCATATTACAAATCAGCTATGAAAGATAACTTGACAATCGTGATGTTCAAATATGTTATACTAGAAAATGATTAGATTTAGTTTGAAATCAGTGGCTTTGAAAACTATCAGAATTATGACAAGTATTCAATCAAACATGCAAGGCAAGTAATAGAATGTAAATAGCAGAAATTAAAGCACGCAATCGatttttatagtagttcggagcactCTCCTACATCTACTCCCTAAGAACCCTGCTTTTAATCCACTAGGAAAATACGATGGTCTTTCCAGAGTAAACCACCAAACTCGAAGGTTTTTCAACAAGTCACCTCCTAACTTTTTACACACGTGATTTTAAAGACAAATTACGAAACTTTCACAACTCACAAAGGGAATACCCACAAAAGGGCTTACAATGAAGTACAAGGTTCCACTcacaaatgaatttgaaataaagTTTAGGAGGAACTCTCAAGTGTTTAGATGGCTCTCGGGTAGAATATGTAATATAGAATATTTGAGCTTTTGAACAACAATGATAGATAATGGTATGTTCACGGTAGAAGATGTAGAATGAAGAACTCAAGAATTAAGAGCCTTGTATGCTTGTAAGAGACGAAGATTGTAGAGAAAATAGGCTAAAGCTTTTCACAAAGAGTTCTTGCCTTATCTCTTTGATGCACGGCTACTTTAATAGGGGAAAGACTAGTACTTGTCAAACCCTTAATTATCTCTTCATGTATCTCATGATTTGCTCTTCAAGAAAGGAAGTTAATATCTCCTTGACTTGTAAACAGCTCTCCTTTTTGTATTCCAtgtaatcaacaaaatattttcttgCCTTTTATAGAAAAGATTCAACTCCATTTGTTTAACAAGGAAAGGATCTTGTAATCTTACTCATTAAAACAGGATTCCAACTCTCTTGATTTGGAAACAGAAATTCCATTTTacttcttgaaatttgatttcataCAAAATAGGTATTTCTCCATTAAAAGTGGCGCCCAGAGCTTCATCAAGATGCATGAAAATAGGCTTTCAAAAAGTGAAGTCTTCCTCTTGATTCTCCTTTATTTGGGTATTCATATATGGTAACTCTTCACTTGTAATCTTGATTGATATGGAAAGTTTCCTTCAGAGTTGAATTTGGCTATCCTTGATTCGGACCACAATTTACGGTAAGAGAACCTTCTCTTTCAATATCAGTATATCTCCACGTCAAAGAACTCCTTATGATAAACAAATCTTCTCCTTTGCACAACTCTGCCATATAATCTCGGCCAAATGAACAAGGAAACGATATTATCTTACATTAATGTTGAAATCATCTTCAAAAGATCTCCTCTCTTCTCCTTTGAAATTCAAACGGCTAGTTGTCTTAATATGGCAATAAAATCTCCTCAATTCACAAGCCTAGCTCCTTATAGCAAGATTAACTTCAAAACATTGCTGAATTAATCTAACTCTTCTTGCTGAAGACTTGATTAACTCCTCTTGAATAAATGAAGCTCATCTTCATCTTGACCAACTTGACACTTTCTATAAATGTGTTGAACTTTCCAAATATGGAACAACCTCTTCTAGTGGATTTAGCAAGGTGCTTAGGTATTTCTTAGCACGTCCTAGGTCTTccaagaccattcttggacTGCCGAAAATGCTTATATAAAATCTGAACCTGAAATAATCTCGAAAGTGCTTGTAAGCTCGTTTGAGCTTTATGCTTGAACATAAGTTAATCATATTCAAATAATTAATCTTTTAGCATGAAAATAATAGCACATATATGTATGAATATACGTGTAAAGTttaaaaatatcatatagtcatataaatAAATCACATAATAACATTGCGCAACAATTTCTGATAGATATTTGGGCAACAATTTTGAGCAAGCCAACgtcaaaatttcttaatcatgtcttTATGAAAAATGTTCATTATTATGTAAATAATGGCTTTGCCAAATTTCAGCTTGATccaaattcatttgatataaaaataattatttagttCTCAACTAGGTTTGAAACACTTTAATGAAAATCGATTTCATGCAACGCTCAAATTCATTACATAATGCATTGAATCAAATAGTATGGCATGATTCAATCTTCAAAACtaaaatgtaggacctttggtccaacacttAGATGATCATAATCACTATCAAAGTAGAACATAGTGTTACAAACAGAGCACAATGTCTTactttcaaacctaatttgattTATAACATCAATCAATGAAGTGGTGGAAACCACATTCATCAAGGGATTACACACTTGATCAATCATCACCCAAGAAAGACACAAAATGAAAAGGAGTACAAGACAACATCGGCACACCAAACATTAAACAATCATCACTGCACACCTCTTCTAAAGAAAAAACCAATATTGACTCCAAATATCTATAATATACGTCTCAATGATTCCTAAGCTTTCTCGGCTTGTTAGTGTCAAATCTTTGATGTGTATCATGTAACTTCAGCTGAACTATCATCAGTCAGGCCAACAAGTAGTTGAACTCAAAGATTAAACACAAACTTCGCGTCAACCTGTAGCTTGATAATAGCATTCCTTGAACTTAGCTAACGTCGTCGATTTCTTAGTCTGTCATGTCCATCAACTGGTATTGGTGGATACAAATCTTTGTACACCTTATAAGAAGGATCAGAACCAGTAATACTCCCGCTTTCTCCAATTGAAAAATCCATTGATTTAGTATAACATTGTAAAGGCTCCACCCGATGCCTCAGCATATTATACGAACCATATCTGTAAGCCTTTTGCTTAGCCTTAGTGGACTCAGTCAGATTCATGTAACGCGTTTTTTGGTTGCTAGTGTTCTCTAATGTGCCAACAAACTGCGTGCTGCGCATTAGTATTGACGATGCAGATGTGGACGAAGTTGATCCTGAGCTCTCAGAATATGGGGAATCAGATGTTGAGGCAGAGGACGTGTTTGTAATCTGACTAATCATAGGAGGTCTAGCAGATACTTTCGTTGTGACATTGTTCCTTCTTACTTCTGTAGAGCTATGTTCAGAAGAATAAGCAAGAGTGCCAAAACTGTGACGTTCACTTTTCATAGAAAATGGGGTTTTTGATGGATCGTTGTAGAACTCATCCGTCAACCTGTCTTCCCAAGGCTTGGCAGCCATCCAACTGTTTAGCCAGCTCCATCTAGCCGCACCTTTCTTAGAAAGCCTTTGATGATCCATAGACATCACATGCTTATTTGTTCTCACATTCGGGCTGCTATTCGACCTTATCTGCTGAAGCAAGAAAATCATGCATTCTCAAATGCAATCCAATATAGGGTCATCATAAAGGACATTAAACTTAGAAGGAATGAAGATAAAAAAAGTTTATTGATTTTCTAAACTTCGTCACCTGTTGAGTACGAGAGTATGTAAGTGCCCTATCCCTCTTGATGGCTCCTTCTTGCCTCATTTGTAGCTTTGCCCTAACTTCATCCATAGATCCTGGGCTATCACACCATCTTTGCTGAGATTGCAAAGAAAACAATTATTCAGACCATCATCGACTTTCAGTTCCTATATTGTACTCGCAATGAACTAATCAAATTAGAGGTCGGAAAACAGCCTGCAATACACCTCAGCATTTTCAGCAGCATCAGCTTTGTCGGGATATTCATTGACAAATTTCTGTGGAGTTTCACCTTCTGAAGACATTATTGTACACCGTGTCCTTATTCGAGCCTGAACTCGAACAAGAGCTTGCATGCACCTCAGTGTCACAGCAGCTTGCTTCCTAACTTGACGACCACGAAAGATAGCTTGAATCCTCACCACTGCTTTCAAGGCCCTCAAAGCTTGTCTTGCCTGAAACACTCATGGATCAAGCATAAACATGGTtatacattcaaaaaaaaattagattacAGAACATGCAGACTGTAGGAAAGAAAACTGCAGTATGAAAATCATAGACCAGAGAAATAGCTATACACTGCTAGAGTATTCTAAATTAATGCAGAATGTTTATGTAAAAAATGGAAGACATTTAATCACTTGGCCTTAATTTTCAGTATCCCAAAGACATTACAACAATATTAATATTGGCTTCCCCCCCTCCCCACTAGATTGATCATGAATAAATGAACCAAGTGAAATTAAGTAAGATTACTTGAGCAAAGTTCAACAGTCTTTCATATTTTATCACAAAAAGTCGAAGACCCAAGATGTATGAGAGAGTCAGAGTGACTATGATTTCTCTTCCCTTACTCATCAACATCAAAATAAACACTCTGTTTAACATAAGCAATCGTTAATTTATCCATATTGAATGCAAGTAAACTCTTTGAATTCTCGTCTCTTGGGCTTTTCTCCATTGAAAATTTGTCTATCAGAATGGAACAACTTGACATTTGAGCTCAAATGCACTCATTAAGCAATCTATGACCTGAAAGGCTTTCTACCAGCCAAACGAGCCACAGAACTTATTGCTAAAATTTGCCACAAATAGACCAAGAACATCAACACCAATAGCTGATCTTAGGAGGACTTTTCGGCTACAAGCTAGCTCAAATTGAACCAATAATGTAAATGTCATAGCTAAAACTTGCCTTGAAGAATTTCATATAGTTCCTTGGGCCACATTAATGTCCAAAATAAACAGTGAAACTAACATTTGGACTCTTTTATGCCTGGGAATGAGTCAGTTCTTTGACACAAATTATATGTTTCAAAGTCGGATACCcaccacaaattttttttccttttctcttcagCATatcgttcaaaaaaaaaaagaacagaaaaacaGCAAATGGAATCCGAACATACCAAAAACCCACGAAAGACCGTTTGGATCCGGATCGCGGCCCATTCTCGCTGGACCACCATAAAATCTCTCGGTGGAGCTCGAACTACAGTGGCCACCGCAGCAACGAATGCATGATCGGAGTAATCCCGTGACTCTGACGCCACCATGCGATCTCTCCTCCATAGCCTCCACTTCTTCTTGCTCTTTTCACTCCTTTTGTCCTAAAAACCcacgaccaaaaaaaaaatgataacccaaaacaagaaaattgaaTCTATGAGAGAGTGATTAGTGATTATTACTTCGTCATCGCTTGTGTGGGTCTTTCTGGTTGAGATTAGTGATTTGATCCACTTCCCTGAACCACTCATTGGGAGAGGAAAATTTATTGGAGTCTTCTTCTCGTAATTGATGATGAGTTGTAGTGCTTTTTGAAGCAAAAACCAGCAGCAATTGAAGCTACGGGGAGGCCGAGACCGGTTTGTTAATGGCGAAGTCTGTCCGAGAATgtgagtttgaattttgaatttgaattcttttttaaaagaaaagtaaataaaatctTTTTAAGTAAGTTAGGGAGTGAAAGACTCTCAACGGATagatacacttttttttttttctttcacccCTTTATCACATCGTAAGGAAGCCCTACAGCAGGTCCCACGGTAATACCaatttttaacattaaaaatttttatttttatttttaaaaattataaatacatagtgttcatcgcaacgaacacaacgatatattttttgttagaaacaaaaatcaaattcaacatgaaaaagacacgacaattctagaccatcggatataaactcaaaatattcgatgTTTTTGATCAcgatgcatttgatttttgttttaaacaaaaaatataccgttggattcgttatgaaaaatactatatatttataatttttaaaaataaaaataaaattttttactacccaTAAAGggtattacagcgggacctgctgtaataaaattacagcaggtctcGGGCACTCTTCACTTAACTATTTCTCTCTCCATTCCTCTCTCtcactttattttcttctctccatTCCATTCTCTACCTCTCCATCTTATTTTCCCAAGATTGCGTTGTGagattctttctctctcattttcaagATCGCACCATTCTCACAAGATTTTCTTCGTACTTAAACttcttttaaaagaaatttcGAATACAGATTAAAGTTACACTTTTCTGGAAATTTATGtcagtattttttatttttgcccATAATATAACGATTTCACTGTATTTTTTATTCCCTACAAGACTTTCAATAATGATGACAGTGTCACTATTTTTAACCCAAAAATGACCCTTTCCccttcaaattggacaaaacccaagatttttaatttatttttcgtcCTCCACACCTGCAacaaaatcaataatatattcaaACATTGTACAATATATCCAGACTTGTCCAGAAGTTCGGATCTCAAAAATGaagcaaaaaattcaaaaaaaaaaaaaaaacagaaaaaacgAAGAGAGGAGCGAGGTAGCGacgaaagagaggagagaggctGCGAActttagagagagaagagaggagtGAGGTTATGTTTTATATAAATACTTTTTTGTCCAAATAAATTTCGGGAACTTATTGAAATAGTCAAAATGCAAGTGGACCTGATTggtataaatttttttagtgaGGGTCTTCTTGCTAGATCACTCTATCTTTTTATAATACTTGAGAGTTAAAAAATTTTGAGGATATACAATTGTGACACGAggcattaattaataatatttttattaaaaaaagagtgAATTGGATACacaattttgacttttgagtagACATATAAATTTCACACTAACATTTCAAGTACAATTTTAGAAGCATTTCAATCAGCATTCTAAAATGCTCCTTTTGAGGATAATTTCAccaatatttcaattttttaaccAAAATATCCAATCCTTCTTATTGAATtatccagaaaaaaaaaatcttgttttcACCAAAATGTATTATTTACTCTTGCATTCTTTTATGTCCTTGGGGCCCGTTTGATAAACCATTTTGACAACAATATTAATATATGTTAGTCAATAGCGTATATGGTGGGTGTCAACCAAACAGTCATTTTATGACATAAAATAAGACATTTTTGGGACATTTTTGAGACCATTCCAATTTTCTTCCCCAATCTACCCTCCTTTATTAATGACAATTCAAAACTACCCCTTTCCAATCCATCGAATTAGTATCATCGGTAAGGTTTACCATGGGTCGATTTTACCAATCATTATCAGCCAATAACCCATTACCAGCCAATCGATAATCAACAATCAATCGACCCACATAGTTGGGTCGATAATTTCATCCGACCCAAGTAGAGATGGGTAGGATGGTGGTTGCCAATATTTTCAAAAGTTGATTGATCGATAATTATTGGTCAATTGACTttcataattaaatattaaCAATTATAGACCCAAAAACTAGGCTAAGCCCGCCCaccccaacccaacccaaagACCAAAAGAGACCCAAACTCAAACCCAAATATTTTACCCTCCCAAAGCCCAAACCAAGCAATCAATTAGAGTCCCATCTCTCTTTGTGAAATACTGAATCACTGATCACGAACACAAAGAGAaaactcatctctctccattGTAGCAGTTATGCACTCCAAGACAGCAAGACTCCATTGCTCCATTGCTCCATTGCTCCAACTCAGCAACTCCAAGTCTCCAACTCTTTAGTCTGTATTGCAGTCATACTCACTGCCTGTTAgcttgaaaattgaaacatgGAGACtaggatatttttattttttagtagcTGCTGCCTGTTGTTggactttttagtttttactttaAATAGTTGCTAGATTCTAAACTTTTAGAGTAGTTGATGATGCCCGCTAAATattatttgaatatttatatttgtatggaACATTTTGGACGGAACTATCTTGGGTAGCTACTGCTTGTTAGATTATTAGATTGAGAATTTGAGATTATGAAACTGTGTGACTTATCATATTATGGATATGGATGATGGAATGGACtatagatgattttttttaattgaatattCACTTTTGAATGATGGAATGAAGTGATTCAGTATTGCAAATACAAGGGACGGGGTAATGAACAAAAAGGTCGGGTATACCCATCATCCGACCCATCAACCAACCGATAATGTCAGTTGACAACCAT is part of the Tripterygium wilfordii isolate XIE 37 chromosome 7, ASM1340144v1, whole genome shotgun sequence genome and encodes:
- the LOC120002608 gene encoding uncharacterized protein LOC120002608, producing the protein MEIHFSYSSLEWNTIKICIWRIQKIYDDSSSNSSSEDEFEDLLFLEYERKQFERGSMSHTGSHRQCSVINCNRVQGHERIFNDYFTKSPVYNDVMFRRRFHMNRALFLRIRSTIEMHETYFQQRRDVADRLGLSSLRKITASLRILASGVIVDFMDKYVRISESIAIEISWTITCFF
- the LOC120001775 gene encoding protein IQ-DOMAIN 1-like isoform X1 yields the protein MSGSGKWIKSLISTRKTHTSDDEDKRSEKSKKKWRLWRRDRMVASESRDYSDHAFVAAVATVVRAPPRDFMVVQREWAAIRIQTVFRGFLARQALRALKAVVRIQAIFRGRQVRKQAAVTLRCMQALVRVQARIRTRCTIMSSEGETPQKFVNEYPDKADAAENAEQRWCDSPGSMDEVRAKLQMRQEGAIKRDRALTYSRTQQQIRSNSSPNVRTNKHVMSMDHQRLSKKGAARWSWLNSWMAAKPWEDRLTDEFYNDPSKTPFSMKSERHSFGTLAYSSEHSSTEVRRNNVTTKVSARPPMISQITNTSSASTSDSPYSESSGSTSSTSASSILMRSTQFVGTLENTSNQKTRYMNLTESTKAKQKAYRYGSYNMLRHRVEPLQCYTKSMDFSIGESGSITGSDPSYKVYKDLYPPIPVDGHDRLRNRRR
- the LOC120001775 gene encoding protein IQ-DOMAIN 1-like isoform X2, whose product is MSGSGKWIKSLISTRKTHTSDDEDKRSEKSKKKWRLWRRDRMVASESRDYSDHAFVAAVATVVRAPPRDFMVVQREWAAIRIQTVFRGFLARQALRALKAVVRIQAIFRGRQVRKQAAVTLRCMQALVRVQARIRTRCTIMSSEGETPQKFVNEYPDKADAAENAEQRWCDSPGSMDEVRAKLQMRQEGAIKRDRALTYSRTQQIRSNSSPNVRTNKHVMSMDHQRLSKKGAARWSWLNSWMAAKPWEDRLTDEFYNDPSKTPFSMKSERHSFGTLAYSSEHSSTEVRRNNVTTKVSARPPMISQITNTSSASTSDSPYSESSGSTSSTSASSILMRSTQFVGTLENTSNQKTRYMNLTESTKAKQKAYRYGSYNMLRHRVEPLQCYTKSMDFSIGESGSITGSDPSYKVYKDLYPPIPVDGHDRLRNRRR